Proteins encoded by one window of Actinocorallia herbida:
- a CDS encoding pentapeptide repeat-containing protein, with protein MPKPRSLTDLPYARFLAAADGPPVRSGDYETVHFADLDLTGVQADGARFLESAFSSVDLTDARLRNALFNEVWMQSGRLVGTNLAESRWLDSEVCVASLAGTALYGAELTRVAFFGCKLVAVNLREARLRDVVFADCSLDGVDLTGATLTNVSFPGSTLHDVALDRTTMRHVDLRQARDLSFQAGRDSLAGLTVNPHQLLGLAPAFAQILGVTVAD; from the coding sequence ATGCCCAAGCCGCGCTCGCTCACCGACCTGCCCTACGCGAGGTTCCTGGCCGCCGCCGACGGGCCGCCCGTCCGGTCGGGCGACTACGAGACCGTCCATTTCGCCGACCTCGACCTCACCGGCGTCCAGGCCGACGGCGCGCGGTTCCTGGAGAGCGCGTTCTCCTCGGTGGACCTCACCGACGCCCGGCTGCGGAACGCCCTGTTCAACGAGGTGTGGATGCAGTCGGGGCGGCTGGTCGGCACGAATCTCGCCGAGTCCCGGTGGCTGGACTCGGAGGTCTGCGTGGCCTCCCTGGCCGGCACCGCCCTCTACGGGGCGGAGCTGACCCGGGTGGCGTTCTTCGGCTGCAAACTCGTCGCGGTGAACCTCCGCGAGGCCCGCCTGCGCGATGTCGTCTTCGCCGACTGCTCGCTCGACGGCGTCGACCTCACCGGCGCGACCCTCACCAACGTCTCGTTCCCCGGGTCCACGCTCCACGACGTCGCCCTCGACCGCACGACCATGCGGCACGTCGACCTCCGCCAGGCCCGCGACCTGTCCTTCCAGGCGGGCCGCGACTCCCTCGCCGGTCTCACCGTGAACCCACACCAGCTCCTCGGGCTGGCCCCCGCCTTCGCCCAGATCCTCGGCGTCACCGTCGCCGACTGA